The following coding sequences lie in one Labrus bergylta chromosome 13, fLabBer1.1, whole genome shotgun sequence genomic window:
- the LOC110001910 gene encoding trace amine-associated receptor 13c-like, with amino-acid sequence MSENFGEKAARAQQLLVLLMTETMKEVDLCFPQLLNSSCRKPEPPDSSTGLRNIVLYLVSLFTAFLNLLVIISISHFRQLHTPTNLLLLSLAVSDFLVGFLVMPVEVLRTKNCWILGDLMCVLYFLIPIITVCASVGNMVLISIDRYVAICDPMHYPTKVTLKMATLCVFLCWICSGIYSIILLLDNLKQPGRYISCKGECVVNILVTVDLVVGFIIPITIIIIMYMRVFVVALSQARAMKSQIANVSLKHSKTVKVKKSELKAATTLGILIVVFLMCYCPSYCVFLAGHNILIGSSTETFMTFLMYFNSCLNPTIYALFYPWFRKSIRLIVTLQILQPDSHEANIL; translated from the exons ATGTCTGAGAACTTTGGTGAGAAAGCTGCCAGAGCTCAGCAGCTTCTAGTCCTTCTAATGACAGAGACCATGAAAGAGGTGGACCTCTGCTTTCCTCAACTCCTGAACAGCTCGTGCAGGAAACCAGAACCTCCTGACTCCAGCACTGGGCTACGCAACATTGTGCTGTACTTGGTgtctcttttcactgcatttctCAACCTGTTGGTCATTATCTCCATCTCACACTTCAGGCAA CTCCACACACCCaccaacctcctcctcctgtctctggCTGTCTCAGATTTTCTTGTGGGTTTCTTGGTGATGCCGGTTGAAGTCCTCCGGACAAAGAATTGCTGGATCCTGGGTGACCTcatgtgtgtgttatattttcTGATACCCATAATCACAGTCTGTGCCTCTGTAGGAAACATGGTGCTCATATCTATAGACCGTTATGTGGCCATTTGTGACCCGATGCATTACCCGACAAAAGTGACTTTAAAAATGGctacactttgtgttttcttgtgttggATTTGTTCTGGAATATATAGCATTATCCTTCTATTGGATAACCTTAAGCAACCAGGCAGGTATATTTCCTGCAAAGGAGAATGTGTGGTTAATATATTAGTAACTGTTGATCTAGTTGTTGGCTTCATTATTCCCATaaccattatcattattatgtaTATGAGAGTATttgtggtggctctgtctcaGGCTCGTGCCATGAAGTCCCAAATTGCAAATGTCTCACTTAAGCATTCAAAAACTGTGAAAGTTAAAAAATCTGAGCTAAAAGCAGCAACAACACTTGGTATTCTGATAgttgtttttctgatgtgttACTGTCCAtcttattgtgtttttctggcAGGCCATAACATCTTAATTGGCTCCTCAACTGAGACTTTCATGActtttttgatgtattttaatTCCTGTCTCAACCCTACCATCTATGCCCTTTTTTACCCTTGGTTTAGAAAATCTATTAGACTTATTGTGACTTTACAGATACTGCAACCTGATTCACATGAGGCCAACATACTTTAA
- the LOC110001909 gene encoding trace amine-associated receptor 9-like, producing MTETMKEADLCFPQLLNSSCRKPELPDSSTGLRNFVLYLVSLFTAFLNLLVIISISHFRQLHTPTNLLLLSLAVSDFLVGFLVMPVEVLLTKNCWILGDLMCVLYFLIPIITVSASVGSMVLISIDRYVAICDPMHYPTKVTLKMATLCVFLCWICSGIYSIILLLDNLKQPGRNISCKGECVVNILATVDLVVCFIIPITIIIIMYMRVFVVALSQARAMKSQIANVSLKHSKTVKVKKSELKAATTLGILIVVFLMCYCPYYCVLLAGHNILIGSSSETYMILLMYFNSCLNPTIYALFYPWFRKSIRLIVTLQIMQPDSHKANIL from the exons ATGACAGAGACCATGAAAGAGGCGGACCTCTGCTTTCCTCAACTCCTGAACAGCTCGTGCAGGAAACCAGAACTTCCTGACTCCAGCACTGGGCTACGCAACTTTGTGCTGTACTTGGTgtctcttttcactgcatttctCAACCTGTTGGTCATTATCTCCATCTCACACTTCAGGCAA CTCCACACACCCaccaacctcctcctcctgtctctggCTGTCTCAGATTTTCTTGTGGGTTTCTTGGTGATGCCGGTTGAAGTCCTCCTGACAAAGAATTGCTGGATCCTGGGTGACCTcatgtgtgtgttatattttcTGATACCCATAATCACAGTCTCTGCCTCTGTAGGAAGCATGGTGCTCATATCTATAGACCGTTATGTGGCCATTTGTGACCCGATGCATTACCCGACAAAAGTGACTTTAAAAATGGctacactttgtgttttcttgtgttggATTTGTTCTGGAATATATAGCATTATCCTTCTATTGGATAACCTTAAGCAACCAGGCAGGAATATTTCCTGCAAAGGAGAATGTGTAGTTAACATATTAGCAACTGTTGATCTAGTTGTTTGCTTCATTATTCCCATaaccattatcattattatgtaTATGAGAGTATttgtggtggctctgtctcaGGCTCGTGCCATGAAGTCCCAAATTGCAAATGTCTCACTTAAGCATTCAAAAACTGTGAAAGTTAAAAAATCTGAGCTAAAAGCAGCAACAACACTTGGTATTCTGATAGTTGTGTTTCTGATGTGTTACTGTCCATATTATTGTGTTCTTCTGGCAGGCCATAACATCTTAATTGGCTCCTCAAGTGAGACTTACATGATTTTGTTGATGTATTTTAATTCCTGTCTCAACCCTACCATCTATGCCCTTTTTTACCCTTGGTTTAGAAAATCTATTAGACTTATTGTGACTTTACAAATAATGCAACCTGATTCACATAAGGCCAACATACTTTAA
- the LOC136181280 gene encoding trace amine-associated receptor 8a-like, whose translation MMEGDKLCFPQLNTSCTRPKSSHSDTVLIYIVLSIISMLTVSLNMLVIISISHFKKLHTPTNLLLLSLAVSDFFVGLLMFFQIILIDGCWFLGDFMCNLYYILDFIITSSSVGNMVLISIDRYIAICDPLHYSTKVTVRGTIICTCLCWVCSVLYNSIIMKDNLKQPGKFNSCSGECVVVVDYVAGLADLFFSFIGPVTVIIVLYMCVFVVAVLQARVMRSHIAAVSIKSSVTVTAKKSEMKAARTLGVVIVVFLLCLCPYFCVTLSGQDTLLNASSAAFVICLFYFNSCLNPLIYAFFYPWFRKSVKLIVTLKILKPGSCETNILQRAL comes from the exons atgatGGAGGGAGACAAACTCTGCTTTCCACAACTCAACACCTCCTGTACAAGGCCAAAGAGCTCTCACTCGGACACTGTGCTAATTTACATTGTGCTGTCCATCATCTCAATGCTCACCGTATCTCTCAACATGCTGGTGATCATCTCCATCTCACACTTCaa GAAGCTCCACACTCCtacaaacctcctcctcctctctctggctGTCTCAGATTTCTTCGTGGGCCTCCTCATGTTCTTTCAAATCATCCTCATAGACGGCTGCTGGTTCCTCGGTGACTTTATGTGTAATCTCTATTATATTCTAGATTTCATAATTACATCCTCATCCGTAGGAAACATGGTGCTCATATCAATCGATCGCTATATTGCCATTTGTGACCCTCTGCACTATTCTACAAAGGTGACTGTGAGAGGAACTATAATCTGCACTTGTCTATGTTgggtctgttctgttctgtacaACAGTATCATTATGAAAGATAACTTGAAACAACCAGGCAAGTTTAATTCCTGCTCTGGAGagtgtgtggttgttgttgattaTGTTGCTGGACTTGCAGatctatttttttcctttattggtCCTGTCACCGTCATCATtgttctgtacatgtgtgtatttgttgtggcTGTGCTTCAGGCTCGTGTCATGAGGTCTCATATTGCAGCAGTCTCGATCAAAAGTTCAGTGACTGTTACTGCCAAGAAATCTGAAATGAAAGCAGCCAGGACTCTTGGGGTTGTTATagttgtgtttcttttatgCCTTTGCCCATATTTCTGTGTAACACTCTCAGGACAGGACACTTTGCTCAACGCTTCATCTGCTGCTTTTGTCATATGTTTGTTCTACTTCAACTCCTGTCTAAACCCCTTGATCTACGCCTTTTTTTACCCCTGGTTTAGAAAATCTGTAAAGCTTATTGTTACTCTTAAGATACTCAAACCTGGTTCCTGTGAGACCAACATACTGCAAAGAGCACTGTGA